From Bacteroides uniformis:
CCCAACTGGCTTACCGGGAATATCTTGGCCACAGCCGGCCACATGGCAGAAGGTACCAGCGAGAAAGCGATACCCAAAATTATCATCAGCACAATAGCTACCAGCCAATAGTTTATATCGGGAATAGCATAAATGAAATGCACACATATCAGCATGGCCGAGCCCAGCAGCATGATAGATGCGGACTTGCCCCGCTTGTCAATGAAACCACCAAAGACCGGAGTCAGAATCAGCGCTCCCAATGCCGGAAGTCCGGCAAATGTACCGGCCACATTCTCATTGATACCGTATTTGATAATCATCAACTCGGAAGCAAACTTCTGGAATGGGAATACACAAGAGTAGAACAATACACACAGCAATGCTATCAGCCAGAAACCGGGATTGACCAGAATATTCTTCACATCCTTAAAAGAGAACTTCTCTTCCTCATCTTCCGTACCGGCAGCAATGGCAGCAGCTTCCATCTGTTTGTCCAGCTTCTTGTCCATCACTGCAAAGACGAAGAAAGCAATCATACCGCCCAACAACAGAACCAAACCCAACAACACCGGTGTGGAAATACCGAAAGCGCGGGCCAAAGGAATGGCTACGGCATAACCGGCTTGCGAACCGATACGTGCTAAAGCGACTTGTACCCCCATAGCCGTGGCAAGCTCTTTCCCCTTAAACCACTTGGCTATGATTTTGGAAACTGTAATACCGGCGACCTCCGCTCCTACTCCAAAAATGGAATAACCGGCAAAAGCAACAAACACACCCGTTTTATAGCCAAATATTTCATTGATTCCGAATAAAGTCGCGTCGGCACCGGCAAGTCCCGTCATTGCATAGTATTCAAGTGCTGTACCACCTACCATCAGGATAGTTGCCAGCTTTCCGGTGAAACGGATACCAAAGCGGTCGAGGATTAATCCTCCCCAAATCAACATCAGGAAAAAAACATTCAGAAAACTATAACCACCGGTAAAGAATCCGAAATCGGTACTCGACCAAGCCAAGTCCGTTTCCAACATTGTCTTCAACGGTGCTACCACGTCGTTTACATAATAAGCTGCCATCATCGTGAAGGCAACAATCACCAATGCCCCCCAACGGGTAGCCTTGGAATCATTCAATTTAAGTTTGAGTTGTTCTGTCATTGTACTATTTGGATTTCAATTTATTAATCAGATTGCATAAATTGCTGACAAAGGTAAATAAATACTTCATCAAAACGAAAAAAGGCTGACACCTTTTCAGTATCAACCTTTCTCTTATTTTTCCAAGCGGGAGTCATCCGCAATATCCTTATCTTATTCTGCTGCAGGGGCTTCTGCTGCAGGAGCAGGAGTTTCAGCCGGAGTTGTAGCTGCAGGGGCCTCCGATTGCGGAGCTTCTGTACCTACGGGCATGTTATAAGGATTAGTTTTTTCTTCTTGTTGCGCCTGTTCCAGAATCACATCACCGCCCTTGCCTGTGGAAGAAGGAATAGTGTAAGCAGAAACAATACTGAAGACTACCATGACAGCTGCCAGAGTCCAGGTTGCTTTTTCCAAAAAGTCCGTAGTCTTGCGCACACCCATAATTTGGTTGGATGATGAAAAGCCTGATGCCAGACCACCTCCTTTAGAATTTTGAATCAATACAATGAAGCACATCAGCACAGATGCAATCAGCATTAAGATAACTAATAATAAATACATTTTGTTATTTTGATTTAGCGTTAATAATCAATTTCTCCAAAAATCTGATTTGGTCTGCAAAGTAAGCATTTTTTTTTGGATAATTCAAACTTAATTTTTTAATAATTTCAAGCGCCTTGTCATATCGGTGCTGTTTTATATAGATTTTGGCTAAAGTTTCCGTAAAACAGCTATCGTCCAACTCTTCCGTTACCGGCGATACTGAGGGTTCTTCCTCTTCTTCAGTCTCTTCCTCCTTCTCTACAAGAAACTCCCTTCTCGTATCCGAGGCATCCGAAGACTCACTCTTTTGGATAAAGTCATCTATCAATTCATGCCCGCGCAGTTTAGGCACTTCCGACTCATCTTCTGCATCCACACCGGGTTCTTCCTGCATTAAATAGGCCGTATAATCCACCGCATAATCCAGCTCCGTATGCTGTGAATGCTCTTCGGGAACAGTAGCC
This genomic window contains:
- a CDS encoding MFS transporter gives rise to the protein MTEQLKLKLNDSKATRWGALVIVAFTMMAAYYVNDVVAPLKTMLETDLAWSSTDFGFFTGGYSFLNVFFLMLIWGGLILDRFGIRFTGKLATILMVGGTALEYYAMTGLAGADATLFGINEIFGYKTGVFVAFAGYSIFGVGAEVAGITVSKIIAKWFKGKELATAMGVQVALARIGSQAGYAVAIPLARAFGISTPVLLGLVLLLGGMIAFFVFAVMDKKLDKQMEAAAIAAGTEDEEEKFSFKDVKNILVNPGFWLIALLCVLFYSCVFPFQKFASELMIIKYGINENVAGTFAGLPALGALILTPVFGGFIDKRGKSASIMLLGSAMLICVHFIYAIPDINYWLVAIVLMIILGIAFSLVPSAMWPAVAKIFPVSQLGTAYALIFFIQNIGLWGIPTLIGWVLDAYCISGKKPDGTNMYDYTVPMCIFTGIACLSLIVALLLKKADKKYGYKLEEPNIQK
- the secG gene encoding preprotein translocase subunit SecG, yielding MYLLLVILMLIASVLMCFIVLIQNSKGGGLASGFSSSNQIMGVRKTTDFLEKATWTLAAVMVVFSIVSAYTIPSSTGKGGDVILEQAQQEEKTNPYNMPVGTEAPQSEAPAATTPAETPAPAAEAPAAE